Proteins encoded together in one Bradyrhizobium sp. CB82 window:
- a CDS encoding TauD/TfdA family dioxygenase has product MTIAIRQLQKHFVGEVSGLDLRRPLTKDEARRIEAAMDQYAVLVFHDQDITDEQQMAFALNFGQREDARGGTVTKEKDYRLSSGLNDVSNLGKDGKPLAKDSRTHLFNLGNCLWHSDSSFRPIPAKFSLLSARVVNPKGGNTEFADMRAAYDALDDETKTEIEDLICEHSLMYSRGSLGFTEYSDEEKLMFKPVLQRLVRTHPVHRRKSLYLSSHAGKIVGMSVPEGRLLLRDLNEHATQAEFVYVHKWTLHDLVMWDNRQTMHRVRRYDQSQPRDMRRATVAGTEPTVQQQAAE; this is encoded by the coding sequence ATGACGATCGCCATCCGGCAGCTTCAGAAGCATTTTGTCGGCGAGGTTTCGGGCCTCGATCTGCGCCGGCCGCTCACGAAGGATGAGGCGCGCCGGATCGAGGCTGCGATGGATCAATACGCGGTGCTGGTTTTTCACGACCAGGACATCACCGACGAGCAGCAGATGGCCTTCGCGCTGAATTTCGGCCAACGCGAGGATGCGCGCGGCGGCACAGTTACCAAGGAGAAGGACTACCGCCTCAGTTCGGGTCTGAACGATGTCAGCAATCTCGGCAAGGACGGTAAGCCGCTGGCCAAGGACAGCCGCACGCATCTGTTCAATCTCGGCAATTGCCTCTGGCATTCCGACAGCTCGTTCCGCCCCATCCCCGCAAAATTTTCGCTGCTGTCGGCGCGCGTCGTGAACCCTAAGGGCGGCAACACCGAATTCGCCGACATGCGCGCGGCCTATGACGCGCTCGACGACGAGACCAAGACGGAGATCGAGGATCTGATCTGCGAGCATTCGCTGATGTATTCGCGCGGCTCGCTCGGCTTCACGGAATATAGCGACGAGGAAAAGCTGATGTTCAAGCCGGTGTTGCAGCGCCTGGTGCGCACGCACCCTGTGCATCGCCGCAAGTCGCTGTACCTGTCCTCACATGCCGGGAAGATCGTCGGCATGAGCGTGCCCGAGGGCCGGCTGCTGCTGCGCGATCTCAACGAGCACGCAACACAGGCCGAATTCGTCTACGTGCACAAATGGACGCTGCATGATCTCGTGATGTGGGACAACCGCCAGACCATGCACCGCGTTCGCCGCTACGATCAGTCGCAACCGCGCGACATGCGCCGCGCGACTGTGGCGGGCACCGAGCCCACGGTGCAGCAGCAGGCGGCGGAGTAG